From one Melospiza melodia melodia isolate bMelMel2 chromosome 6, bMelMel2.pri, whole genome shotgun sequence genomic stretch:
- the SIX6 gene encoding homeobox protein SIX6, which produces MFQLPILNFSPQQVAGVCETLEESGDIERLGRFLWSLPVAPAACEALNKNESVLRARAIVAFHTGNYRELYHILENHKFTKESHAKLQALWLEAHYQEAEKLRGRPLGPVDKYRVRKKFPLPRTIWDGEQKTHCFKERTRHLLREWYLQDPYPNPSKKRELAQATGLTPTQVGNWFKNRRQRDRAAAAKNRLQQQVLTQGSVRSLPAEEESGGEAPGAASSPAASLSSKAATSAISITSSDSECDI; this is translated from the exons ATGTTCCAGCTGCCCATCCTCAATTTCAGCCCGCAGCAGGTGGCCGGGGTATGCGAGACCCTGGAGGAGAGCGGGGACATCGAGCGCCTGGGGCGCTTCCTCTGGTCCCTGCCCGTGGCCCCCGCGGCCTGCGAGGCGCTCAACAAGAACGAGTCGGTGCTGAGAGCCCGGGCCATCGTGGCCTTCCACACGGGGAACTACCGGGAGCTCTACCACATCCTGGAGAACCACAAGTTCACCAAGGAGTCCCACGCCAAACTGCAAGCCCTCTGGCTGGAAGCGCACTACCAGGAGGCGGAGAAGCTGCGGGGCCGACCCCTGGGGCCGGTGGACAAGTACCGGGTGAGGAAGAAGTTCCCGCTGCCGCGCACCATCTGGGACGGCGAGCAGAAGACACATTGCTTCAAGGAGCGGACGAGGCATTTGCTGCGGGAGTGGTACCTGCAGGACCCTTACCCCAACCCCAGCAAAAAGCGGGAACTGGCTCAGGCCACGGGACTTACCCCCACGCAAGTGGGCAACTGGTTCAAAAACCGCCGGCAAAGGGACAGGGCTGCAGCCGCTAAGAACAG GCTACAGCAGCAGGTCCTAACGCAGGGCTCAGTGCGCTCGCTGCCCGCGGAGGAGGAGAGCGGCGGGGAGGCGCCGGGGGCCGCCTCCAGCCCCGCAGCCAGCCTCTCCAGCAAAGCGGCCACCTCCGCCATCTCCATCACATCCAGCGACAGTGAATGTGACATCTGA